From Klebsiella electrica, the proteins below share one genomic window:
- the gltA gene encoding citrate synthase, with protein MSDAKAKITLGGDTAIELDVLKGTLGQDVIDIRSLGSKGVFTFDPGFTSTASCESKITFIDGDEGILLHRGFPIDQLATESNYLEVCYILLNGEKPNQEQYNEFKTIVTRHTMIHEQITRLFHAFRRDSHPMAVMCGITGALAAFYHDSLDVNNPRHREIAAYRLLSKMPTMAAMCYKYSIGQPFVYPRNDLSYAGNFLNMMFSTPCETYEVNPVLERAMDRILILHADHEQNASTSTVRTAGSSGANPFACIAAGIASLWGPAHGGANEAALKMLEEISSVEHIPEFVRRAKDKNDSFRLMGFGHRVYKNYDPRATVMRETCHEVLKELGTKDDLLEVAMELEHIALNDPYFIEKKLYPNVDFYSGIILKAMGIPSSMFTVIFAMARTVGWIAHWNEMHSDGMKIARPRQLYTGYEKRDFKSDVVKG; from the coding sequence ATGTCTGATGCTAAAGCAAAAATCACCCTAGGCGGTGATACTGCTATTGAACTGGATGTGCTAAAGGGCACGCTCGGTCAGGATGTTATTGATATTCGTAGTCTTGGATCAAAAGGCGTATTCACCTTTGACCCTGGTTTCACTTCCACCGCATCGTGTGAATCTAAAATCACGTTTATCGATGGTGATGAAGGTATCCTGCTCCACCGCGGTTTCCCGATCGATCAGTTAGCGACCGAGTCCAACTACCTTGAAGTGTGTTACATCCTGCTGAACGGTGAAAAACCGAACCAGGAACAGTACAACGAATTCAAGACCATCGTTACCCGCCACACCATGATCCACGAGCAGATTACCCGTCTGTTCCACGCGTTTCGCCGCGACTCCCACCCGATGGCGGTGATGTGCGGTATCACCGGCGCGCTGGCCGCGTTCTATCACGACTCTCTGGATGTCAACAATCCGCGCCACCGTGAAATCGCCGCCTACCGCCTGCTGTCCAAAATGCCGACAATGGCAGCCATGTGTTACAAATATTCAATCGGCCAGCCTTTCGTTTATCCGCGCAACGACCTCTCTTACGCGGGCAACTTCCTGAATATGATGTTCTCCACACCGTGTGAAACCTACGAGGTTAACCCGGTACTGGAACGCGCTATGGACCGTATCCTGATCCTGCACGCCGACCACGAACAGAACGCATCCACCTCCACCGTCCGTACCGCAGGTTCTTCTGGCGCGAACCCGTTCGCCTGTATCGCTGCGGGCATCGCCTCCCTGTGGGGACCGGCGCACGGTGGCGCGAACGAAGCTGCGCTGAAGATGCTGGAAGAGATCAGTTCCGTTGAGCACATTCCGGAATTTGTCCGTCGCGCGAAAGACAAAAACGACTCTTTCCGTCTGATGGGCTTTGGCCACCGCGTGTACAAAAACTACGACCCGCGCGCCACCGTGATGCGTGAAACCTGCCATGAAGTGCTGAAAGAACTGGGCACCAAAGACGATCTGCTGGAAGTGGCCATGGAACTTGAGCACATCGCGCTCAACGACCCGTACTTTATCGAGAAGAAACTCTACCCGAACGTCGATTTCTACTCCGGTATCATTCTGAAAGCGATGGGCATTCCGTCCTCCATGTTTACCGTTATCTTCGCGATGGCGCGTACCGTTGGCTGGATTGCTCACTGGAACGAAATGCACAGCGACGGCATGAAAATCGCGCGTCCGCGTCAGCTGTATACCGGCTACGAAAAACGCGACTTCAAATCCGACGTGGTCAAAGGCTAA
- a CDS encoding DUF969 domain-containing protein has translation MGEAISLWPLIGIAVIVVGFVLRFNPVLVVIISGIVTGVAAQMPIATILEKLGEGFLNTRNLPFILLLPLAVIGLLERHGLKERAQAWIAKIHSATAGRLLIVYLFVREATAALGLTSLGGHPQMVRPLLAPMAEGAAEKTLGPLPGSIRYRLRAMSAATDNVGLFFGEDIFVAFGAIIFMHNFMLESGGIQTEPLHIALWGIPTAICAFAIHSARLWRLDRHLQRELDKVNAAAQAKGGVA, from the coding sequence ATGGGAGAAGCGATATCTCTCTGGCCGCTGATCGGCATTGCCGTGATTGTGGTCGGATTTGTTTTGCGTTTTAATCCGGTTTTAGTGGTCATTATCTCTGGAATTGTTACCGGCGTGGCGGCGCAAATGCCCATCGCCACCATTCTGGAAAAGCTGGGGGAGGGGTTTCTTAACACCCGCAACCTGCCATTTATTCTCTTGCTGCCGCTGGCGGTCATTGGGCTACTTGAACGGCATGGCCTGAAAGAGCGCGCCCAGGCGTGGATCGCGAAGATCCACAGCGCCACCGCCGGACGTCTGCTGATCGTCTACCTGTTCGTGCGCGAAGCGACGGCTGCGCTGGGGTTAACCAGCCTGGGGGGGCATCCGCAAATGGTGCGTCCGCTGCTGGCGCCGATGGCGGAAGGGGCGGCGGAAAAAACGTTAGGTCCGCTTCCCGGCAGCATTCGCTATCGCTTACGCGCGATGTCGGCGGCGACGGACAACGTCGGCCTGTTCTTTGGCGAAGACATTTTCGTCGCCTTCGGTGCCATCATCTTTATGCACAACTTTATGCTGGAGTCCGGTGGGATCCAGACCGAACCGCTGCATATTGCCCTGTGGGGGATCCCGACGGCGATTTGCGCCTTCGCGATCCATTCCGCGCGTCTGTGGCGACTCGATCGTCACCTGCAGCGCGAGTTGGATAAAGTGAACGCCGCCGCACAGGCGAAAGGCGGTGTCGCATGA
- the nei gene encoding endonuclease VIII, producing the protein MPEGPEIRRAADSLEAAVKGEPLTDVWFAFPPLQVYQAQLVGQRITHIETRGKALLTHFSGGLTLYSHNQLYGVWRVVAAGEQPISNRVLRVRLQTAEKAILLYSASDIAILTPEQLASHPFLLRVGPDVLDMTLTAESVKARLLSARFRRRQFSALLLDQAFLAGLGNYLRVEILWQVGLSRRHNASALDDKQLDALAHALLDIPRLSYHTRGRVDENKHHGALFHFKVFHRDGEICERCGGIIEKTMLASRPFYWCPGCQR; encoded by the coding sequence ATGCCGGAAGGTCCGGAGATCCGCCGCGCGGCGGATAGCCTGGAGGCGGCGGTCAAAGGCGAACCTCTTACCGATGTCTGGTTCGCTTTTCCGCCGCTACAGGTGTATCAAGCTCAGCTGGTAGGCCAGCGGATAACCCATATAGAAACCCGCGGCAAAGCGTTGCTGACGCATTTCTCCGGCGGCCTGACGCTCTACAGTCATAATCAGCTGTACGGCGTCTGGCGCGTGGTAGCGGCGGGCGAACAGCCGATCAGCAATAGGGTGCTGCGGGTCAGACTGCAGACGGCGGAGAAGGCGATTTTGCTCTATAGCGCGTCGGATATCGCTATTCTGACGCCGGAGCAGCTGGCCAGCCATCCGTTTTTATTGCGGGTGGGGCCGGATGTGCTGGATATGACGCTGACCGCGGAATCGGTCAAAGCCCGCCTGCTGTCGGCCAGATTCCGTCGGCGGCAGTTTTCCGCTTTGCTGTTGGATCAGGCGTTTCTGGCCGGGCTGGGAAACTATTTACGCGTGGAGATTCTCTGGCAGGTGGGGTTGAGCCGGCGGCATAACGCATCGGCGCTCGATGATAAGCAGCTCGACGCCCTGGCCCATGCGCTGCTGGATATTCCGCGCCTGTCGTATCATACCCGCGGTAGGGTGGATGAGAATAAACATCACGGCGCGCTGTTCCACTTTAAGGTTTTCCATCGCGATGGCGAAATTTGCGAGCGCTGCGGCGGGATTATCGAGAAAACGATGCTCGCGTCGCGGCCGTTTTACTGGTGTCCGGGATGCCAGCGTTAG
- a CDS encoding DUF979 domain-containing protein yields the protein MNFQQTWLYWLAGVVLLVVAVMSWRDKSNPRRLTTGLFWGLYGLLFLLGDWTYQLVDNKRSVNIAVGVAVVALALIAGFGGVRLGSYHQRTEEERTASATRLGNRLFYPALAIPVVTVIGVLLFNNLPSWQVRVFGPGNHATLITLFSMTAGTLIGLMMAIRMTREKVAQPLQEARRLLDSVGWAFILPQILAVLGLLFTTAGVGSSIAWLTENYLAVDSRFVAVAVYTIGMALLTMVMGNAFAAFPIVTAGIGIPILVLQHGGNPAVMAAIGMFSGYCGTLMTPMAANFNIVPAALLELPDKNAVIKAQIPTGVLLLIVNVFLLYFLMFL from the coding sequence ATGAATTTTCAACAAACCTGGCTCTACTGGCTGGCGGGTGTCGTTCTGCTGGTGGTCGCGGTCATGTCATGGCGCGACAAAAGTAACCCTCGTCGCCTGACCACCGGCCTGTTCTGGGGGCTGTACGGTCTGCTGTTCCTGCTTGGCGACTGGACTTATCAGCTGGTAGACAACAAGCGCTCGGTCAATATTGCCGTCGGCGTTGCCGTCGTGGCGCTGGCGCTGATCGCCGGTTTTGGCGGTGTCAGGCTGGGTAGCTATCACCAACGCACCGAGGAAGAGCGAACCGCCAGCGCGACCCGCCTGGGTAACCGGCTGTTTTATCCGGCGCTGGCTATTCCGGTTGTCACGGTGATCGGGGTGCTGCTGTTTAATAACCTGCCATCGTGGCAAGTTCGGGTGTTTGGCCCGGGTAATCATGCCACGCTGATTACGCTGTTTTCGATGACCGCCGGGACGCTGATTGGCCTGATGATGGCGATTCGCATGACCCGGGAAAAGGTCGCACAGCCGCTGCAGGAGGCGCGTCGTCTGCTGGATTCGGTAGGCTGGGCGTTTATTTTGCCGCAGATCCTGGCGGTGCTGGGGCTGCTGTTTACCACTGCCGGAGTGGGTAGCAGTATTGCCTGGCTCACCGAGAATTATCTGGCGGTGGACAGCCGCTTTGTCGCTGTGGCGGTCTACACCATCGGCATGGCGCTGCTGACGATGGTCATGGGCAATGCGTTTGCCGCCTTCCCGATTGTCACGGCGGGGATTGGTATTCCGATTCTGGTGCTTCAGCACGGCGGTAATCCGGCGGTGATGGCAGCGATCGGTATGTTCTCCGGTTACTGCGGCACCCTGATGACGCCGATGGCGGCAAACTTCAACATCGTGCCGGCGGCGCTGCTGGAACTGCCGGATAAAAATGCGGTGATTAAGGCTCAGATTCCGACCGGCGTACTGCTGCTGATCGTCAACGTATTTCTACTCTATTTCCTGATGTTCCTGTAA
- the pxpA gene encoding 5-oxoprolinase subunit PxpA, producing MIIDLNADLGEGCASDSALLQLVSSANIACGFHAGDALLMHKCVREALKNGVAVGAHPSFPDRENFGRTAMQLPPETVYAQMLYQIGALAAIVRAEGGELRHVKPHGMLYNQAAKEAPLADAIARAVRDFDPALILVGLAGSELIRAGQHYKLATRQEVFADRGYLADGSLVPRSQPGSLIDSEEQALAQTLEMVQHNRVRSITGEWAHVIADTVCLHGDGEHALDFARRLRAAFAGRNIQVSAETEE from the coding sequence ATGATCATTGATTTAAATGCCGATCTGGGGGAAGGCTGCGCGAGCGATAGCGCGTTGTTACAGCTGGTCTCCTCCGCCAATATCGCCTGCGGTTTTCACGCCGGCGATGCGTTACTGATGCATAAATGCGTGCGCGAGGCGTTGAAAAACGGCGTGGCCGTCGGGGCGCATCCCAGCTTTCCCGATCGGGAAAATTTTGGCCGCACCGCAATGCAGCTGCCGCCGGAGACGGTCTATGCCCAGATGCTGTATCAGATTGGCGCGCTGGCGGCGATCGTGCGCGCGGAAGGCGGTGAACTCAGGCACGTGAAGCCGCACGGTATGCTTTACAACCAGGCGGCAAAAGAGGCGCCGCTGGCCGATGCGATTGCCCGGGCGGTGCGGGATTTCGATCCTGCGCTGATCCTGGTCGGGCTGGCCGGCAGTGAATTAATTCGCGCCGGACAACATTACAAGCTGGCTACGCGGCAGGAGGTGTTCGCCGATCGCGGGTATCTGGCTGACGGTAGTCTGGTGCCGCGTTCACAGCCCGGATCGCTTATCGACAGCGAAGAGCAGGCGTTGGCGCAGACGCTGGAAATGGTGCAACACAATCGGGTACGCAGTATCACCGGTGAATGGGCGCACGTTATCGCCGACACCGTGTGTCTTCACGGCGACGGCGAGCATGCGCTGGATTTTGCGCGCCGTTTGCGTGCGGCTTTTGCCGGACGCAATATTCAGGTCAGCGCGGAAACAGAAGAATAA
- the pcp gene encoding pyroglutamyl-peptidase I: protein MAGVLITGFEPFGGEAVNPSWEVVKQLDGAMVAGERVVARQLPCVFGEALTALYAALDEYQPVLTIAVGQAGGRVDITVERVAINVDDARIADNKGQQPVDVPVVAGGPAAWFSSLPVKAIVAALRGQGIPASVSQTAGTFVCNHVMYGLLQALNGRSGAKGGFIHIPYLPEQAAAHPGEASMALPTVRAALETAIAVSLRQEGDVKIVGGATH from the coding sequence ATGGCGGGCGTATTAATCACCGGATTTGAACCCTTTGGCGGCGAGGCGGTGAACCCTTCGTGGGAAGTGGTGAAGCAGCTTGATGGCGCGATGGTGGCCGGTGAGCGCGTGGTCGCACGACAGCTGCCCTGTGTATTTGGCGAGGCCCTGACGGCGCTGTATGCGGCGCTGGATGAGTATCAGCCGGTGTTAACGATAGCGGTCGGGCAGGCGGGGGGGCGTGTCGATATTACCGTCGAACGTGTCGCGATAAACGTCGATGATGCGCGTATTGCCGATAATAAAGGCCAGCAGCCGGTTGATGTGCCGGTGGTGGCCGGCGGTCCGGCGGCCTGGTTCAGCAGCCTGCCGGTGAAAGCGATTGTCGCGGCGCTGCGCGGACAGGGCATACCGGCATCGGTGTCGCAAACGGCGGGGACATTCGTCTGCAACCATGTGATGTATGGTCTGCTGCAGGCATTAAACGGGAGAAGCGGAGCGAAAGGCGGTTTTATCCATATTCCGTACCTCCCGGAGCAGGCGGCCGCCCATCCGGGTGAGGCGAGTATGGCGCTACCAACGGTCCGTGCGGCGCTGGAGACGGCGATTGCCGTCTCCTTGCGCCAGGAAGGCGATGTGAAAATCGTCGGCGGGGCCACGCACTAA
- the sdhC gene encoding succinate dehydrogenase cytochrome b556 subunit has translation MWALFMVRNVKKQRPVNLDLQTIRFPITAIASILHRVSGVITFVAVGILLWLLGTSLSSPEGFLVASSIMDSFFVKFIMWGILTALAYHAVVGIRHLLMDFGYLEETLEVGTRSAKISFVITVVLSLLAGVLVW, from the coding sequence ATGTGGGCGTTATTCATGGTAAGAAATGTGAAAAAACAAAGACCTGTCAATCTGGATCTGCAAACGATCCGGTTCCCAATCACGGCGATAGCGTCCATTCTCCATCGCGTTTCCGGTGTGATCACCTTCGTGGCGGTCGGGATTCTGCTTTGGTTGCTGGGCACCAGCCTTTCCTCTCCAGAAGGTTTCCTCGTTGCGTCTTCCATCATGGATAGCTTCTTTGTGAAGTTTATCATGTGGGGCATCCTGACCGCGCTGGCATACCACGCCGTTGTCGGTATCCGCCACCTGTTGATGGATTTTGGCTACCTGGAAGAAACCCTCGAAGTAGGGACACGCTCCGCTAAGATTTCTTTTGTTATTACTGTCGTGCTTTCACTTCTCGCAGGAGTCCTCGTATGGTAA
- the pxpC gene encoding 5-oxoprolinase subunit PxpC: MLKMIRAGMYSSVQDGGREGQRQSGISLCGALDKPSLVIANLLVGNAANAAALEITLGQVDILFERDCWFALTGAACEAMLDDKPVWVGWRMAAKAGQHLVLKNPQYGIRSYLAVAGGIDVPQVLGSRCTDLKVGIGGLEGRRLQDGDRLKLGKASRRFSASRGVKSLPVGNRIRALPGPEYHEFDRASQGAFWRSPWQLSAQSNRMGYRLQGQPLTRTTDREMFSHGLLPGVVQVPHNGQPIVLMNDAQTTGGYPRIACIIDADMYQLAQIPLGQPIHFVPCTLEEALKARADQQRYLEQLAWRLSDDH; this comes from the coding sequence ATGCTGAAGATGATCCGCGCCGGAATGTACTCCTCGGTACAGGATGGCGGGCGTGAAGGACAGCGGCAGTCGGGGATCAGTCTCTGCGGCGCGCTGGATAAACCTTCGCTGGTGATTGCCAACCTGCTGGTCGGCAACGCGGCGAATGCCGCCGCGCTGGAGATTACGCTCGGCCAGGTGGATATTCTGTTTGAACGCGATTGCTGGTTTGCGCTGACCGGTGCCGCCTGTGAAGCCATGCTGGACGACAAGCCGGTATGGGTTGGCTGGCGAATGGCGGCGAAGGCCGGGCAGCATCTGGTGCTTAAAAACCCGCAGTACGGGATCCGCAGCTATCTGGCGGTGGCCGGAGGCATTGATGTTCCGCAGGTGCTTGGCTCGCGCTGTACCGATCTGAAAGTCGGCATTGGCGGCCTTGAAGGGCGGCGGCTGCAGGATGGCGATCGGCTGAAACTGGGAAAAGCGTCCCGACGATTCAGCGCGTCGCGTGGCGTTAAGTCACTGCCGGTCGGGAACCGCATCCGCGCGTTACCGGGGCCGGAGTACCATGAATTTGATCGGGCTTCGCAGGGGGCGTTCTGGCGTTCCCCCTGGCAGCTTAGTGCCCAGAGTAACCGGATGGGATATCGCCTGCAGGGCCAACCGCTTACCCGCACCACCGATCGCGAAATGTTCTCGCACGGCCTGCTGCCGGGCGTGGTGCAGGTCCCGCATAACGGCCAGCCGATTGTTCTGATGAACGACGCGCAGACCACCGGCGGCTACCCGCGTATTGCCTGTATTATCGACGCTGATATGTACCAGCTGGCGCAAATTCCGCTAGGCCAGCCGATTCACTTTGTTCCGTGCACGCTGGAAGAGGCGTTGAAAGCGCGTGCGGATCAGCAGCGTTATCTGGAACAACTGGCATGGAGACTGAGCGATGATCATTGA
- the pxpB gene encoding 5-oxoprolinase subunit PxpB, protein MQRARCYMLGETAVVLELDPPLTLESQKRIWRLAQRLADHEEALDAIPGMNNITVVLRHPQTMAWDAIEQLQRWWEESEALEPQSRLMTIPVIYGGEDGPDLANVALHSGLTAKQVVELHASVEYVVWFLGFQPGFPYLGGLPERLAMPRHAEPRLRVPAGSVGIGGAQTGVYPLATPGGWQLLGRTPLALFDPMRQEPVLLRAGDRVRFVPQKEGIC, encoded by the coding sequence GTGCAGCGAGCGCGTTGTTACATGTTAGGCGAAACCGCCGTGGTTCTGGAGCTCGATCCCCCGCTGACGCTGGAGAGTCAAAAGCGTATCTGGCGGCTGGCCCAAAGACTGGCGGATCATGAAGAGGCCCTGGATGCGATACCGGGGATGAACAATATTACCGTGGTCCTGCGCCATCCGCAGACGATGGCATGGGATGCGATTGAGCAGTTGCAGCGCTGGTGGGAGGAGAGTGAGGCGCTTGAGCCGCAGTCGCGGCTGATGACCATTCCGGTTATCTACGGCGGTGAAGACGGCCCCGATCTGGCAAACGTGGCGCTCCACAGCGGGCTGACGGCAAAGCAGGTCGTTGAACTGCACGCCTCCGTCGAGTACGTGGTGTGGTTTCTTGGTTTCCAGCCAGGATTTCCCTATCTCGGCGGACTGCCGGAACGTTTAGCGATGCCGCGACATGCGGAACCGCGTCTGCGGGTCCCCGCCGGCTCTGTCGGCATCGGCGGCGCGCAAACCGGCGTGTATCCGCTGGCGACGCCGGGCGGATGGCAGCTGCTGGGCCGCACCCCGCTGGCGCTTTTTGATCCCATGCGTCAGGAGCCCGTGCTGCTGCGTGCCGGCGATCGCGTTCGCTTTGTGCCGCAAAAGGAGGGGATATGCTGA
- the dtpD gene encoding dipeptide permease DtpD: protein MNRQSSQPRAIYYVVALQIWEYFSFYGMRALLILYLTNQLKYDDSHAYALFSAYCSLVYVTPILGGFLADKLLGNRMAVMLGALLMAIGHLVLGASEIAPTFLYLSLAIIVCGYGLFKSNVSCLLGELYEPTDPRRDGGFSLMYAAGNIGSIVAPIACGYVQEEYSWAMGFALAAVGMIAGLVIFLCGSRHFRHTSGVNREALCARRFMLPTWGWLLVLLIAAPLLIGVLFWQEWSVYALIVATIVGLVVLARIYRRAETARQRRDLRLIIVLTGFSLLFWAFAQQGGSSISLYIDRFVNRHILRYEVPTAMFQSVNAFAVMFCGMVLAWLVKENINGNRTVRIWGKFALGLGLMSAGFCILTLSARWSAAYGQSSMPLMVLGLAVMGFAELFIDPVAMAQITRIAIPGVTGVLTGIYMLLSGAIANYLAGVIADQTAQGAFDEAGATSYAIDAYINVFSQITWGSLACVGLVLIIWLYHALRVRSRALAVE from the coding sequence ATGAACAGACAATCCTCGCAGCCGCGCGCAATCTATTACGTCGTGGCGCTGCAAATTTGGGAATACTTTAGTTTTTACGGGATGCGGGCGCTGCTGATTTTGTATCTCACCAATCAGCTTAAGTACGACGATAGCCACGCCTACGCCCTCTTCAGCGCCTACTGCTCGCTGGTGTACGTCACGCCGATTCTCGGCGGTTTTCTGGCCGATAAACTCCTCGGCAACCGAATGGCGGTGATGCTCGGCGCGTTGTTGATGGCCATTGGCCACCTGGTGTTGGGCGCCAGCGAAATTGCGCCGACCTTCCTCTATCTGTCGCTCGCCATCATCGTCTGCGGCTACGGATTGTTTAAATCCAACGTCAGCTGCCTGTTGGGCGAGCTGTACGAGCCCACCGATCCACGCCGCGACGGCGGCTTCTCGCTGATGTATGCGGCGGGAAATATCGGTTCGATCGTCGCTCCCATCGCCTGCGGATATGTGCAGGAAGAGTACAGCTGGGCCATGGGCTTCGCCCTCGCCGCCGTCGGGATGATTGCCGGGCTGGTGATTTTCCTCTGCGGCAGTCGCCATTTCCGCCACACCTCGGGCGTCAACCGCGAGGCGCTCTGCGCGCGCCGCTTTATGCTGCCCACCTGGGGCTGGCTGCTGGTTCTGCTGATCGCGGCCCCGCTGCTGATCGGCGTACTGTTCTGGCAAGAGTGGTCGGTCTATGCGTTGATCGTGGCGACGATTGTCGGCCTGGTGGTACTGGCCAGAATTTATCGGCGGGCAGAGACGGCCAGACAGCGTCGAGACCTGCGGCTCATTATCGTCCTGACCGGGTTCAGCCTGCTGTTCTGGGCTTTCGCGCAACAGGGCGGCAGCTCCATCAGCCTGTATATCGACCGCTTCGTGAACCGGCATATCCTGCGTTATGAGGTCCCGACCGCGATGTTCCAGTCGGTGAACGCCTTTGCGGTCATGTTCTGCGGAATGGTGCTGGCCTGGCTGGTGAAAGAGAATATCAACGGCAACCGTACCGTGCGGATCTGGGGGAAATTTGCGCTGGGTCTGGGGCTGATGAGCGCCGGCTTCTGCATTCTGACCCTGAGCGCGCGCTGGTCAGCCGCTTACGGACAATCGTCGATGCCGCTGATGGTGCTGGGCCTCGCGGTGATGGGCTTTGCCGAGCTGTTTATCGATCCGGTGGCGATGGCGCAAATCACCCGCATCGCAATCCCCGGCGTGACCGGCGTGCTGACCGGCATCTATATGCTGCTCTCCGGCGCCATCGCCAACTATCTGGCCGGCGTGATTGCCGACCAGACGGCGCAGGGCGCGTTCGATGAAGCCGGTGCGACCAGCTACGCCATTGATGCCTATATTAACGTGTTCAGCCAAATCACCTGGGGGTCTTTAGCCTGCGTCGGCCTGGTGCTGATCATCTGGCTGTATCACGCCCTGCGGGTCAGGAGCCGCGCCCTGGCCGTGGAGTAA
- a CDS encoding type 2 GTP cyclohydrolase I — MKNSELEQLINEKLNSATFSDYAPNGLQVEGRETVQKIITGVTASQALLDEAVRLQADAVIVHHGYFWKGESPVIRGIKRQRLKTLLANDINLYGWHLPLDAHPELGNNAQLAQLLGMTIKGEIEPLLPWGELSMPVSGLELASWIEARLGRKPLWCGDTGPEKVARVAWCTGGGQSFIDSAARFGVDAFITGEVSEQTIHSAREQSLHFYAAGHHATERGGIRALSEWLTENTDLDVTFIDIPNPA, encoded by the coding sequence ATGAAAAATAGTGAACTGGAACAACTGATTAACGAAAAGCTCAATAGCGCGACATTCAGCGACTACGCGCCAAATGGCCTGCAGGTGGAAGGGCGTGAAACGGTGCAAAAAATTATCACCGGCGTCACCGCCAGTCAGGCGCTGTTGGATGAAGCCGTGCGCCTGCAGGCAGATGCGGTGATTGTTCATCATGGTTATTTCTGGAAAGGCGAATCGCCGGTGATTCGCGGCATTAAACGCCAGCGTCTGAAGACGCTGCTGGCGAATGATATCAATCTCTATGGCTGGCATCTGCCGCTGGATGCCCACCCGGAGCTGGGGAATAACGCCCAGCTGGCGCAACTGCTCGGAATGACTATCAAGGGTGAAATTGAGCCGCTGCTCCCGTGGGGAGAGTTGTCGATGCCGGTTTCCGGGCTCGAGCTGGCCTCGTGGATTGAGGCGCGCCTGGGACGCAAACCGCTATGGTGCGGGGATACCGGGCCAGAAAAAGTGGCCCGTGTCGCCTGGTGTACCGGCGGTGGTCAGAGCTTTATTGACAGCGCCGCTCGCTTCGGCGTCGATGCGTTTATTACCGGCGAGGTCTCGGAGCAAACCATCCACTCCGCGCGCGAGCAGTCCCTGCATTTTTATGCCGCCGGGCACCATGCCACTGAACGCGGCGGTATTCGCGCGTTGAGCGAATGGCTGACGGAAAATACCGATCTGGATGTGACCTTTATTGATATTCCTAACCCGGCCTGA